A stretch of Spirosoma oryzicola DNA encodes these proteins:
- a CDS encoding DUF2911 domain-containing protein translates to MRRVLIILASIAAILLIGFFVLRTLTKSSSPEAVAQFNNDGLTITVNYCRPYKKGRVIFGGLVPYGKVWRTGANEATVIRFDQDVVIAGKPLKAGSYSLWTIPEQEKWIAIFNSETGQWGTNYDQTKDVLRVPIDAQSHKPTAEQFYIDFMKKSDGATMQLVWDETEAVVPIQKQ, encoded by the coding sequence ATGCGACGCGTTCTTATTATTCTTGCCAGTATTGCGGCTATCCTGCTTATCGGCTTTTTTGTACTACGAACCTTAACAAAATCGAGCAGTCCCGAAGCCGTAGCTCAATTCAACAACGACGGCCTTACAATCACTGTAAACTATTGCCGACCTTACAAGAAAGGCCGGGTAATTTTTGGTGGACTCGTACCGTACGGGAAAGTATGGCGTACCGGTGCCAATGAAGCCACCGTGATTCGGTTTGATCAGGATGTGGTGATTGCCGGAAAGCCGTTGAAAGCCGGAAGCTATTCGTTATGGACCATTCCTGAACAAGAAAAGTGGATCGCTATTTTTAATAGCGAAACAGGCCAATGGGGCACCAACTACGATCAAACGAAAGACGTGTTGCGGGTACCCATTGACGCACAATCTCACAAGCCAACAGCTGAGCAGTTTTACATCGATTTTATGAAAAAATCAGATGGCGCAACTATGCAGTTGGTCTGGGACGAAACCGAAGCCGTCGTCCCTATTCAGAAGCAGTAA
- a CDS encoding alpha/beta hydrolase, with translation MIFRRLLLCFLFTLPFIASAQSRRRAQLTNPQANGPVPVVPAPQTRLLEGMVLNSSILNRGVKFSIYLPPDYYTSNRRYPVVYLLHGYGDDETGWIQFGEADRIVDAGIRSGELPAMIIVMPDAGATFYVNDYQNKVRYEDMFVQEFIPHIDSMFRTRTQREFRAISGLSMGGFGSLTLSMHHPELFSACAAMSAGIRTDEGFVAIPDERYNTVFAPIFSGPAKGEDRLTVTWKRNSPINLAKSAPEGDLTKVRWYIDCGDDDALTVGNAMLHLALLDRKIPHEYRVRDGAHTWSYWRSGLPDALKFVGAGFHR, from the coding sequence ATGATTTTTCGCCGTTTACTGCTTTGTTTTCTGTTCACTCTTCCGTTTATCGCATCGGCTCAGTCGCGCCGACGCGCTCAATTAACCAATCCGCAGGCAAACGGTCCTGTTCCGGTTGTACCCGCTCCGCAAACGCGCCTGCTGGAAGGGATGGTTCTGAACAGTTCGATCCTGAACCGGGGCGTTAAGTTCTCTATTTATCTTCCCCCCGATTATTACACATCGAACCGACGCTATCCGGTCGTCTACCTGTTGCACGGCTACGGCGATGACGAAACCGGCTGGATACAATTTGGCGAAGCTGATCGCATCGTCGATGCGGGTATCCGGTCGGGCGAACTACCGGCCATGATTATCGTGATGCCCGACGCAGGCGCTACTTTTTACGTGAACGATTACCAGAACAAGGTTCGCTACGAGGATATGTTTGTGCAGGAGTTTATTCCGCACATCGACTCCATGTTTCGGACCCGTACCCAGCGCGAATTTCGGGCCATCTCCGGCTTATCAATGGGTGGTTTCGGGTCGCTAACCTTGTCCATGCACCATCCCGAGCTGTTCAGTGCCTGTGCCGCGATGAGCGCCGGAATTCGCACTGACGAAGGCTTTGTCGCCATTCCTGACGAACGGTACAACACGGTTTTTGCACCCATATTCAGCGGTCCAGCCAAAGGCGAAGATCGGCTAACGGTCACCTGGAAGCGTAACAGCCCGATCAATCTGGCGAAATCAGCACCGGAAGGGGACCTAACCAAAGTGCGCTGGTACATCGATTGTGGCGACGACGATGCCCTGACGGTTGGAAACGCCATGTTGCACCTTGCCTTGCTGGATCGCAAAATTCCGCATGAATACCGCGTCCGCGATGGTGCGCATACGTGGAGTTATTGGCGCTCTGGTCTGCCAGATGCCTTAAAGTTCGTTGGCGCAGGTTTTCACCGGTAG